The Gossypium arboreum isolate Shixiya-1 chromosome 6, ASM2569848v2, whole genome shotgun sequence DNA window GCGATCTGCGAAAATAAAAACTTTGAATTACTGGTactatttttcataaaacatccATTAATAAACACTCaaactgtaaactgatgcataaaactactAATACAGATAAAGCGTAATCCGATAATGAGCACCAAAGGTACTCGTGGAAAGGGTACAAGAGGTCGTGGAGGAGGCCGTAGAGGTGCTCAGGTTGGGTCTTCGACATTGGGCCATATACGTAATaatgaagctagagaggcaccggCTTCATCTGTGACTAAGACTGGGTCACACGATCGTACAGCTGGGGACAACGCACTATCCCAAGCTATCTTGCAAAATTTGGAAAGGGTCACTGGGCCTAATACTGGTACTATGGTCCATCGGTCAGTTACGAAATGACTCcagtctaatggggctgagattcctaatgtggctgaatattggattgaggccacagagaggatcatggatgacctcgaaTACACCCCCGAGCATAAACTAAAAGGTGTAGTGTTGTTGCTACGAGATGatgcctatcagtggtggcttaaagtgaaagagggtactcagcccgaccggttgacttgggaatttttcaagactgcATTCTTGGGAAAATATGTGGgtactagttatgtggatgcccggacGAGAGAGTTTCTAAATTTTACCTAGGGGGATAAATCTGTGGCTGAATATGAGTCTGAATTTCTATGATTAAACCGCTATGCACGTAGGATGGTGGCACTTGAATATGAGCACTGTGTTCATTTTGTGGATGGCGTCAGGGATAGTTTAAGGGTTctaatagctccacaaagggagcaaAATTTTGCTGCTTTGGTCAATAAGGCGAAGATCACCGAGGATGTGAAGAGCGCTGAACgctagaatcgtgagaaggaaaagggtaggaataagagggattcagagccctcaatTTTATTTAGAGGCCTAAAAAAGGGCGAGAGTTGATGGGCGGTCAGTCGGGCCCCTATTGTCTGGTTACGGCTGCGACATGCGAGAATGTGGGAGATGCCATCAAGACAAATGCTAGAAAAAgattggggcatgtttgaggtgcggaCCATTAGAGCACCATATTAAAGATTGTCCACggaggcccgatcagatgcaagctactggtatgggtactgtCCAGCCGTCGAAAGGTGTTCAgtagccaccgagaggccgtggtcaggctagAGGTAGAAATGGTATTGGTCGTGGTTGTGGAGCACCGAGCAGAGGTGCTGTTCATACTAAGGCAAGACAACAGAAACTAGTTTATGTTGCATGTCACCGAGAGGACGGAGACAccctagatgttattacgggtgcATTCTTTAtacataatgtaccttatactatattgattgatgttgggtttacacaTTCTTATATAGCATGTACTGTGTTTGAGCCTTTGGGCGTAATGCTTGAAAACACTACGAGTGATGTTACTGTGCTGAGTCTATTGGGGCAGTTAGTGAGAGAGAATAAACTAtttaaggatgtacctttggaggttcaaggtaTGATCTTTTTGGTGGATTTAATGGAGctcccttttggagaatttgacttaatactgggtatggactggctagtTAAACATCAAGtgaatttggattgtgctgctaaacagGTGGTACTAAAAACTGTGAACGGTGATGAGGTAGTGGTAATTGGAGAGAGTTggaattatttgtctaatgtgatcttTGCGCTAAAGGCCaagaagttggttcgtaagggttgtgaggcgtatctagcctaCATCAGATTTCCTAATTCTGAGGTTTCATCTGTTAAAGGTATCAGAATTGTTAAGGCTTTTCAGATATCTTTCCCGATGAGATACCAGGGTTACCTCCgaaccgtgaagttgagtttgaaaCTAAGCTCCTACCTGGTACAACTCAGGTGTCCATTGCCCCTtaccgaatggcaccgaaggagcttgtggagcttaaagctTAAATTCAAAAGTTACTAGATTCATCCAACCTAGTGTGTCTTCGTGGGAAGcaccaattttattttttaaaaagaaggatggaaccaatCGTATGTGCATCGGCTACTGGCATTTGAACAAATTGACTATTGAGAACAATTACCCCcaccgaggatagatgatctatTCAACCAATTCTGAGGTGCttcagttttctctaagattgatcttcgatctgggtacAACCAACTAAGAGTCAAAGAGATTAATGTCTATAAGACaatgtttaggactcgttatggtcattacgagtacCTAGTGATGCTGTTTGCACTGACGAGTGCACcagcggcttttatggatttgatgaaccaagtgttccagccctacCTGGATCAGTTTCTAGTGGTGTTTATAtatgacattctggtgtattcgagaactgaggatgagcatgatgcacatctccgagttgttttttaaattttgaaagagAAACAACTTTAcgctaaattcagtaagtgtgaattctggctacgagaggtaacttttctgggCCATATGGCACCTGCTGatgggattagggttgatcctcagaaaattgaagctATTCTGGAGTGGAAGCAACCCAAGTCGGTATCTAATATTCAAATTTTTTTGGGTCTGGTAGGGTATTATAAACGTTTTGTGGAAGGGTTTTtgttgattgctgcacctctgatTAAGTTGTTACGTAAAGGGGTGTCTTTTAACTAGACTAATAAGCAATAAGAAAGTTTTAAGaagcttaagaaagttctgactgacgCCTTTGTCTTAATACAACCAGAGTCTGGAAAAGAATTCACTGTCTATAGCGATacatcacatgttggtttaggatgtgtgttgatgcaagagggtaaggtggtggcttatgcatcttgtcagcttaagacacatgaggcgaaatatctgacacatgatttggagttggccgcTATGGTATTcgcactaaaaatttggaggcattacctatagGTGAGAactgtatcatttacacggatcacaagagcctcaagtatctcctcattcagaaagagctaaatcttaggcagcgtagatggattaagctgcttaaagattatgactattcgattgaataccatcctggtaaggctaatgtggtggccgacgcactgagccgtagggctatgatGGATCTGAAGGCGATGTTTACTCGTATCAGTTTATTTGACAATGGTAGCTTTTTAGCAAAATTCCAAGTTAAACCGAGGTGGATGGAACATATTAAGGGTAAGCAATTGGAGAATGAGTCACTGAGTTCTAGTTTCTGACAGATTGAGAGTGGGGAAACTTTAGATTTTGTACTGAATAGTAAAGGGGTACTTTGTTTCCATGGGAGAGTCTGTGTACTGAAGGATACTAATTTGAGGCAGCCTATACTGCAAGAGGCGTATAGTAGTTCTTATGCTATTCATCCTGGCGGCAATAAGTGTGACAGCCTGATTTTAGGCCCagtcaaaatagtagttttggaaTCACTAACCCGAGGTCGAAGAaatcatttttaatattattttatgtgggatggcatgtttataaaggtgcatgaaaattttggtgatttaattttagcgtttgtgagcttaattgcaaaaaaggactaaattgcataaagtgcaaaagtcctattttgatagctaaagggtgtcaaatagctagagaacctaaattgggggtctttaaagggtaatTATACCTAGAAGCATGGCCAGCCGTAGGAGACAAAGATGGTCAAAATGTCAAAATTTGGTGGGTTTGGTGACTAGattgactaaaataaaataaaataaagagaaaggatatcatctttttttttcctaTCTCTTCTCCATAAAAAATTTAGCTATCGTAagggtttttgagcttcaaaaatttcagccactctctactcttgcaagtaagtgactttaatggattttcttgaaaatttttacatttttggaacccttaactattttgttaaatggttaaaagtctagggttttaccatgaaagtgttcatgttgttttctaaaattttatggaagaaaatgaatcatggttgtgaaatagtcgacttttgtgaagggacttctcataaaaaccctaataggaccattttgtgaaatttgtaaaatagatagtaattttgtgaaatattgaaaatttggggttgtcataagagaGATAAATGGTCAGTTAGACTTGACTAATAAGGaaactcgataaaaattgattttaagGCTTAGAGGTAagatggtcattttgtgaaagtctagaggcaaaatggtcattttgcccaaatcATAAAATTATTGAGCGCTTAGATTTAATCGATGATTAAATGACTAAATTTtgccattttagatcaagaattactaAATCTGAACCTAGATAgagggaaggccaagcaagtagattaaatcaACTAGTCACCACATTTtaagtaccgaggtaagttgtatgtaaataatacaactacattgttattatatgtgtttgaattgatatagaataaattgcttgtttgtggaaatgattatgtatgatgaatattgagatagtagaactcccgtttgaaccttaggaaataaatctaatattcatgccatgacatttgggttatttgtatgctagtgtaagacatgtctaggacatgcatcagccacattatgagagccagtgtaagaacaTATCTGGGAAATGGCATCgtcattgagacgagagctagtgtaagacatgtctgggacatgcatcggctacgagatgtgtcagtgtaagaccatgtctgggacatggcatcagcacgtatagaggtgtcagtgtaataccatatttgggacatggcatcggcacaaatatgtgagagctagtgtaaaaccatgtctgggatatggtgtcggcctcgatttcgatagtcagtgtaagaccatgtctaggacatggcatcaacttgatggatgagccagtgtatgaccatgtctgggacatggcatcagtattataccctatgtttgaggcttagtgaatattcgatagcattccaaatagtccaacagtgagagttacagtttaaggtAAATGAGAaatgtataaccatgttgtgagtggtacaggtacctatttgaaatgtatgagatgtgagctcaatatatgctatgtgaattgtattggatagtgatgagtaagttgtgcttatgcctacttttttaTTATGagtatgatgatgaatggtaaatttgttgttatatttattcgCATGCAactactaagctttatgcttactccatctcctttccattttcttatagtgctgcctaatTAGCTTGAGGACCATCGAAAGTCAgaagcatcgatcacactatcaaccgaagcatttggtatagttggttttattatttcgaatacggcatgtatagggcttagacttttgagctttgtgtcaatgttaatttggccaaatgtgttggcttctgatgaatcccttcattttgtataaagccttggataatggctaatgttTACTATTAGtatatgcaaatgatgatattttcatgaatgagataatgccttgtgtggCTGATTAGACCTTATATTGTTGTGTGGATTTGTTATATCAGATGTTAtgtaggttagtgcaagtaagggtggcaaaaaggctcaGTTAATAGCttcacgggtagacacacgggcgtgtgtctaggccgtgtatcctCTACACGTAAAATTTACAaatcaatatgcatggtagtaaacacacaagcagagacacggttgtgtgtctcagccgtgtagaggacacggcctccgGCCAGGGCGTATGCCttaaattggatgctgacgtcagaaacagaatgtcaaggtttttgggcatgggctaagacacgggtgtgtcatggccatgtgagggacacgggcaatgaacacaggcgtgtgtcaggcagtgtgaaaacccctgtaggttcaaatttagaatttaatttgcaCGGCCTCGGGGCACGGGAATGTCCTCTTGTGCTTAGGCATGACAtggtggccacacgggcatgttgcccttccacacgggcgtgtaccctgATCCAAGGTTCATTCTTTATAAAGTTGGTTTAATGACCCAAGTCGGTTCTGAATGGCTTCCAATGGatgtttaaggccttgtaggcccatttTGAGGAGTTTAATCAAAGTTCAaaagagttttaaattttaacgGGCTCGTATGATCTGACTCAGTACATATGTATGTGATTTGtgaacggtaatgcctcgtacctggtATCAGTGTCAAactcgggtaaagggtgttacaataagatgtaccaagaccttcgtgagttatattggtgggcAGGTCTTAAACGTGAAGTTGCCGACTTCGTGGGTAAATGCGTTACTTGTtagtaggttaaggctgaacaccaaTTACCTTCTACGTttcttcagccagttaagattccgttGTGAAtgtgggagagagtgactatggacttcgttagtggacTGTCcttaacacctactaagaaggattcagtatgggtcatcgtggatcaattgaccaaATCTACCCATTTCATACCTTTTTGTACTGGTTACTCGTTGCAGAAGCTGGCTAAACTATACGTGTCTAAGATAGTACGATTGCATCAGGTTCTGGTTtctataatatctgatagagatcctcgcttcacgtttCGGTTCCGAAAAAAGTTACACGAGGCTTTgtgtacaaggttggacttcagtactaccTTTCATcatcagacagatggtcagtcagagacgGTGATTTAGatattggaggacatgttaagaagttgtgtgattgacttccgaggcagttgggaggactatttacCGTTAGTAGAATTTGtgtataacaatagctaccagtctagcatacagatggcaccttacgaggcactatatggtcgtaggtctcgtactccttcgtgttggactgaCTTGGGTGAGTGGCGTGTTCTGGGTCCTGAATTGATTTCAGATACTAAGGATAAAGTTAGGTTGATTCGAGATCAACTGAATACGGCATCTGACAgaaagaagtcatatgcagatttgaggcgtaaagagattgagtatttTGTGGGGGACTTAGTATTTCTCAatgtctcaccgtggaagaaggtactgaggtttggacAAAAAGGCAAGCTTAGCCCTAAGTTCATTGGGATTTACCGTATACTGAAGCGTGTGGGACTGGTTGCCaatcaacttgagttacctctgAAGTTGGATCGGATTCACGATGTATTCCACGTATCCATGCGGAGACGTTATCGTTTTGATCCCACGTATATTGTCTCAgcggaggagattgaggttaggccggatctaactttcgaggaggaaccGATTCAGATTCTAGAGCATTATGTAAAAGTGTTAAGAAAGAAGTCCATCCCACTAGTTAAGGTACTTTGGCATAATCACAGCTCAAAAAAAGCCACGTGAGAACTCGAAcaggcgatgcgacaacaataccctcatctattttgatcaggtaaatttcgaggccaaattttttttagagggtagagttgtaacacccaaaaatGTAGGTACTTATTTTTCGTATGTTGTGtcacacaaatgcatgtctgcttcagtagttaagtgtcctgagaagtgtCTGAGGAGTCCTaagttcaagtcttggcttgtGCAGAAATTTTGTTCTTACTTGAAGTAACCCTTGCCTTTAgttagtagacttttaaattaCTGTAAGTAGAGCATGAcagaaagggcctgctggtcAAAGGGTAAGTGGCATGTTATTGCTGCTAAAGGTCTTAAGTTCAAGTCATGTGTTGCACAAGGAATCTTTTATTTTGTTGTTGTGCCGTGTAGGAAGTTGAATATTAATAGAACTCTGAAGCTAATGGGCAGTTGAAGTGTTTGAGGGGTGAGGGGAGTGTGTGGCCGAATTTTAGGAGTGATTTGGTGAGGGATTTTATGAGAGAGTTAAGAGAGGTTGAGGTGTGTGGGATTAGTTTGCCGAATGTGGGAATTCCACTATGCCAATTCGGTCATAGGCTCTTAGTGTCGATATTGTGTGGTTTTGCTCTCCATTTTTGGTAGTTATTGCTCCTtttgcttcttttctttctttggttGGTGGTTTTGTTTGGTAGCCGGATACTAAGTGTGACCATTTGGGAACTTCTCATTTGGGTTTTTCAACAGTGCCTTACAGACCGACCTCCACTGTTCTCTCTACACCCTTAACAGTCACTCTCTCTCTTGTTCTTTTTGTTTGGCCGAACACCCCTTTCCTCTTTCTCAAACTTGTTTgggttttattttggttttgattggttcttcctctcttttccctttctCTCAATTGACTTTCCCATTAACCAATTACACCTTCTTCCTTCTCTTTTTATTTGGATACTTGGGCCAATTTCTACCTAGCTCTCTCTCCATTTCTTTTGGTTTTTGCATTTTTTCTTTGAACAATCAGTTGGTGCCTGGTTCTTCTCTGTTCTCTCGTTTTTTTTCTCTGTGTAGTAATATTACTTCTAACATCTTCCTTTTCTACCATTTATGGCTAGAGA harbors:
- the LOC128293795 gene encoding uncharacterized protein LOC128293795, which translates into the protein MAPADGIRVDPQKIEAILEWKQPKSKLAKLYVSKIVRLHQVLVSIISDRDPRFTFRFRKKLHEALCTRLDFSTTFHHQTDDTKDKVRLIRDQLNTASDRKKSYADLRRKEIEYFVGDLVFLNVSPWKKVLRFGQKGKLSPKFIGIYRILKRVGLVANQLELPLKLDRIHDVFHVSMRRRYRFDPTYIVSAEEIEVRPDLTFEEEPIQILEHYVKVLRKKSIPLVKVLWHNHSSKKAT